In Aspergillus nidulans FGSC A4 chromosome IV, a single window of DNA contains:
- a CDS encoding uncharacterized protein (transcript_id=CADANIAT00000925): MAESIPVILCGRRVEVGKPVSEVLRPEYEVIHFIASPEAVHAELPLLLSGQDPQPAVTSPNDVGTHDYSRPPRAVVFGRGYAPEFVQQLKERYQSYCPEPVAWVMGDPATAPTDPPPPGYAEATANTIKNVLATWREQGERDAFLVY, encoded by the exons ATGGCTGAATCGATCCCCGTTATCCTCTGCGGCCGTAGAGTCGAAGTCGGCAAGCCCGTCTCCGAAGTTCTCCGCCCAGAATACGAGG TCATCCATTTCATCGCCTCTCCTGAGGCAGTGCACGCtgagcttccgcttctcctcTCAGGCCAGGACCCCCAGCCTGCTGTTACCAGTCCGAACGACGTGGGCACGCACGACTACAGCCGACCCCCGCGAGCAGTGGTATTTGGTCGTGGTTACGCCCCAGAGttcgtccagcagctcaaggAGAGGTACCAGAGCTACTGCCCGGAACCTGTCGCCTGGGTTATGGGAGATCCAGCAACGGCGCCTACGGACCCTCCGCCGCCAGGGTATGCAGAGGCCACAGCGAACACGATCAAGAATGTGCTCGCAACCTGGAGAGAGCAGGGTGAAAGGGATGCTTTCCTGGTGTACTGA
- a CDS encoding uncharacterized protein (transcript_id=CADANIAT00000926), with translation MSTTTMTTALPGRIFSHGTDVHYGDFRDDLLRNGFAVVKGAVPRDRALKYADEIYDWLEEFGLGFNRHDPSTIHKDHLPDINEKGMCLGYAISHESFTWAVRQEPGVIAAFEKVYDTPDLIVSFDSVNIGFPNRTDIKPNKPWPHQDQDPEKPGFRCLQGLVNLLPNGPDDGGLIVCKGAHLLSEEFHEAFKDEERIWSWYERSVYSSTKEWYGFTDAGLQWLRDKGCEWIKLTAEPGDLLLWDSRTPHYNLSSKTSQPRFAVYTCYMPVEDATTKQLQTKKMAFEETKMTTHWPNAMHVVDLPVHRNGELDPYDRKKPRKPVQLTDRGFKLTGIPYLEARA, from the exons ATGTCGACAACTACGATGACTACCGCTCTTCCCGGCCGCATCTTCTCACACGGCACTGACGTCCACTATGGCGACTTCCGCGACGACCTCCTAAGGAATGGCTTTGCAGTTGTCAAGGGTGCCGTCCCCAGAGACCGCGCGCTCAAGTACGCAGACGAGATCTACGACTGGTTGGAGGAATT CGGCCTGGGTTTCAACCGGCACGACCCATCGACCATCCACAAAGACCACCTGCCCGATATCAACGAGAAGGGCATGTGTCTCGGCTACGCGATCTCCCATGAATCCTTTACCTGGGCGGTGCGCCAAGAGCCTGGCGTGATCGCAGCCTTTGAAAAGGTCTATGATACGCCCGACCTGATCGTCTCCTTTGACTCGGTCAATATCGGGTTCCCAAACAGGACAGACATCAAGCCAAACAAGCCCTGGCCGCatcaggatcaggatccCGAGAAACCCGGGTTCCGGTGTCTGCAGGGTCTGGTCAATCTGTTGCCGAACGGGCCTGACGACGGAGGTTTGATCGTCTGTAAAGGGGCGCATCTTCTGAGTGAGGAGTTCCATGAGGCgttcaaggatgaggagcgGATCTGGTCCTGGTACGAACGATCTGTCTATTCCTC GACGAAAGAGTGGTACGGGTTCACCGACGCCGGACTGCAGTGGCTCAGGGACAAGGGCTGTGAGTGGATCAAGCTCACAGCTGAGCCTGGTGATCTCCTGCTCT GGGACTCGCGCACGCCGCACTATAACCTCTCCTCCAAGACCTCGCAGCCGCGGTTCGCCGTATACACCTGCTACATGCCCGTCGAAGACGCGACAACGAAACAGCTCCAGACCAAGAAGATGGCGTTTGAAG AAACCAAAATGACCACTCACTGGCCGAACGCGATGCACGTTGTCGATCTGCCTGTGCATCGCAATGGAGAGTTGGACCCTTATGACCGGAAGAAGCCGCGCAAGCCGGTGCAGTTGACCGACAGGGGATTCAAGCTGACGGGGATTCCGTATCTCGAGGCCCGTGCTTAG
- a CDS encoding uncharacterized protein (transcript_id=CADANIAT00000927) — protein sequence MEHKRKRLSYACNFCRQRKTRCDEEHPSCRNCRVAGVQCITTDKRHAGVIVTSRRRISSSPSTSTALSTATGAAATPVEKTVLRTPVSLSQASPLPAASPGLRPPTQCWDRTGWRSGRLPMMPRFLGGCMFEIMTEWLDLAFYRLRIPAPYPAPAQLAASASVPVSVLQSAPDLPPGQERRILSERFLQTVCSVFPFVSASEVYSLCDPRTDTAWPVSGQALAYLIAATALMAGYAQPQSAPAVYLSYCNSLLGHMVAERSRQAVQAILLLAIALRSCDQIAWAWDILGLGVSMAQSIGINQTHSEPDSTWWCLYVFEKILAFESGRASMIWDRELLRPVQVAEEDEPGKRYRQACISLANMLHELQDRAAGAWRREEWLPQTVDEAIKEKVHTGGELATLLEEWWECLPAEYRTGPFSQQSAFLTFYYRYALILLNRSVLLIEKSEIREVTDRYASGKPWQHRLINGAGVCVEAAREMVKLTVAMVDSGCPTYLTALTSPLSAVYALAVHIFRERNSLLVRSDFEYDSITAA from the exons ATGGAGCACAAACGCAAGCGGCTCTCGTACGCATGCAATTTCTGCCGCCAGAGGAAGACGCGGTGCGATGAAGAACATCCCTCATGCCGCAACTGCCGGGTCGCCGGGGTGCAGTGCATCACAACTGACAAGCGTCATGCCGGGGTGATAGTGACCAGCCGGCGACGGATCAGTTCAAGTCCCAGTACGAGCACGGCTCTGAGCACAGCTACGGGCGCGGCGGCGACGCCCGTAGAGAAAACGGTCCTCAGAACGCCTGTCTCTCTGAGCCAAGCGTCTCCACTGcctgcagcaagcccagGGCTGCGGCCGCCGACACAATGCTGGGACCGGACTGGCTGGCGCAGCGGACGGCTGCCCATGATGCCGCGGTTCCTAGGAGGGTGTATGTTTGAGATCATGACCGAATGGCTGGACCTCGCCTTCTATCGACTCCGAATCCCTGCCCCGTACCCTGCGCCGGCTCAGTTAGCCGCGTCGGCGTCTGTACCGGTGTCGGTACTGCAGTCTGCGCCAGATCTGCCGCCGGGTCAGGAAAGGCGGATATTGAGCGAGAGGTTCCTGCAGACTGTCTGCTCGGTGTTTCCGTTCGTGAGCGCGAGCGAGGTGTACAGCCTCTGCGACCCCCGCACTGACACTGCATGGCCAGTCTCTGGGCAGGCACTGGCCTACTTGATTGCGGCCACCGCGCTCATGGCAGGGTATGCGCAGCCCCAGTCAGCACCGGCAGTCTACCTCAGCTACTGCAACAGCCTGCTCGGCCACATGGTGGCCGAGCGGAGCCGGCAGGCTGTGCAGGCcatcctgctcctggccatCGCCCTACGGAGCTGTGACCAGATCGCCTGGGCTTGGGACATTCTCGGCTTGGGCGTATCAATGGCACAGTCAATCGGCATCAACCAGACCCACTCAGAACCCGATTCGACATGGTGGTGTCTGTACGTGTTTGAGAAGATCCTCGCCTTCGAGAGCGGACGTGCCTCAATGATATGGGACCGCGAGCTATTGCGCCCTGTCCAAGTAGCCGAGGAGGACGAGCCGGGCAAAAGGTACAGGCAGGCGTGCATCAGCCTCGCCAACATGCTGCACGAGCTTCAGGATCGGGCAGCGGGTGCATGGCGGAGAGAGGAGTGGTTGCCACAAACTGTCGATGAGGCCATCAAAGAGAAGGTTCACACTGGAGGAGAGCTGGCGACTCTCCTTGAGGAGTGGTGGGAATGTCTACCGGCTGAATATCGCACCGGGCCATTCTCTCAGCAGTCGGCCTTTTTGACGTTCTATTATCGCTACGC actcatcctcctcaatcggAGCGTCCTGTTAATTGAGAAGTCAGAGATCCGCGAGGTCACTGACCGCTACGCCTCTGGCAAGCCATGGCAGCATCGCCTCATCAACGGGGCAGGGGTCTGCGTCGAGGCGGCCAGAGAGATGGTCAAGCTGACCGTCGCCATGGTCGACTCTGGATGCCCGACCTATCTGACGGCGTTGACTTCACCCCTCAGCGCAGTCTATGCCCTGGCCGTGCACATCTTTAGAGAGAGAAATTCTCTTCTCGTCCGGTCTGATTTCGAG TACGACAGTATTACCGCCGCCTGA
- a CDS encoding CocE/NonD family hydrolase (transcript_id=CADANIAT00000928), giving the protein MPVQFEVDVPLEELKAPEIGYAGYRGLNSHSEIFPKGYQTAPGRRALPCEIQVDHDVAIAVRDGCTLYADIYRPGPASSAPVPAIVCWSPFGKKFNGIDSLRLMTPWNLGIPDGTLSGLEKFEAPDPAEFVQHGYAIVNVDSRGAFDSEGVMAIMGTQEAEDGYDVIEWIAQQEWCSGSVGLAGNSHLAIIQWFIAALQPPSLKAIAPWEGCGDLYREQFARGGIYGGDLFDRLIVKYMLRGRNGMESFRQMYQQHPLACAWWNDKRPDMKKITIPTYITGTWTNTMHGMGAIRGWLEVQSKHKWLRWHPYQEWFDLWGNPEANKELLSFFDRYLKGIENGWEATPRVRMAVLKYGESSPLAGIVEPDFPLPRTVYRKAYLNADGRLLLDSPSSASGTVSYNSEEPSSMAKFTYTFPERTQLVGIPKAVLYMNCDEHDDMDVFLVLSKLSVSGELMFNLNIPWKGLPVSSIAEIPTDKRTEVILYQGPTGILRASHRAIDQSRSMHPNWPFHPHEREEKIPPGTVVRLEIGIWAMGVEYEAGESLQLRIAGHYQGISNFGTSDHIRNKGRHFVHVGGEYDSHLVLPFV; this is encoded by the coding sequence ATGCCAGTTCAGTTCGAAGTCGACGTTCccctcgaggagctcaaggcCCCGGAGATAGGGTACGCGGGCTACCGAGGCCTCAACTCGCATTCCGAGATTTTCCCCAAAGGTTACCAGACCGCACCGGGCAGGCGAGCGCTCCCCTGCGAGATCCAGGTTGACCATGATGTGGCCATTGCCGTGCGCGACGGGTGCACCCTGTACGCTGATATTTACCGTCCCGGCCCTGCTTCATCCGCTCCTGTCCCTGCAATTGTCTGCTGGAGTCCCTTTGGCAAGAAATTCAACGGGATCGACTCGCTGCGTCTGATGACGCCGTGGAATCTCGGTATCCCCGATGGGACTCTCAGCGGGCTGGAGAAGTTCGAGGCGCCTGATCCGGCAGAGTTTGTGCAGCATGGGTACGCGATCGTCAATGTCGACTCTCGAGGCGCGTTCGATTCAGAAGGCGTCATGGCTATCATGGGCACACAGGAGGCAGAAGATGGATACGATGTGATCGAATGGATTGCACAGCAAGAGTGGTGCAGCGGCAGCGTCGGTCTCGCCGGCAATTCGCATCTGGCCATCATCCAGTGGTTTATTGCGGCACTGCAGCCTCCATCCCTCAAGGCCATCGCCCCCTGGGAAGGCTGTGGCGACCTTTACCGCGAGCAGTTTGCGCGTGGTGGCATCTACGGGGGCGACTTGTTTGACCGGCTGATCGTCAAGTACATGCTGCGCGGTCGAAACGGCATGGAGAGTTTTCGCCAGATGTACCAGCAACACCCGCTCGCTTGCGCCTGGTGGAACGATAAGAGGCCCGATATGAAGAAGATTACGATCCCTACATACATTACTGGTACCTGGACGAACACTATGCACGGGATGGGCGCGATTCGAGGCTGGCTGGAGGTGCAGTCGAAGCATAAATGGCTGCGCTGGCATCCCTACCAGGAGTGGTTCGATCTGTGGGGGAATCCAGAGGCcaacaaggagcttctgAGCTTCTTCGACCGGTATCTGAAGGGGATCGAGAATGGCTGGGAGGCTACACCACGCGTACGCATGGCAGTGCTGAAGTACGGCGAGAGCAGTCCATTGGCTGGCATCGTCGAGCCGGACTTCCCTCTGCCACGGACCGTCTATCGAAAAGCGTATCTGAACGCAGACGGCAGATTGCTCCTAGACAGCCCCTCGTCTGCCTCCGGTACAGTGTCCTATAATTCCGAAGAGCCCTCGTCGATGGCCAAGTTTACCTACACCTTCCCAGAACGCACGCAGCTGGTCGGTATCCCCAAGGCCGTGCTTTACATGAATTGCGACGAGCATGACGACATGGACGTTTTTCTCGTCCTGAGCAAACTGTCTGTGTCAGGTGAGCTGATGTTCAACCTCAATATCCCGTGGAAGGGGCTCCCAGTCTCATCGATTGCCGAAATCCCGACCGACAAACGTACAGAGGTCATCCTCTATCAAGGCCCAACAGGCATCCTGCGCGCCTCTCACCGCGCCATTGACCAGAGCAGGTCCATGCACCCCAACTGGCCGTTCCACCCGCACGAGCGCGAGGAGAAGATCCCGCCGGGCACGGTCGTACGCCTAGAGATCGGCATCTGGGCCATGGGGGTCGAGTACGAAGCCGGCGAAAGCCTGCAGCTGAGGATTGCCGGGCACTACCAGGGGATATCAAATTTTGGGACCTCTGACCATATCCGGAATAAGGGACGCCACTTTGTCCATGTTGGCGGCGAGTACGACAGTCATCTGGTGCTACCGTTTGTTTAG
- a CDS encoding uncharacterized protein (transcript_id=CADANIAT00000929): MNKTEVNHEEVIPKDLKLHGAPGDVELLRGSDTILIPTPSLDPKDPLRLPPWRKWILLVLVSAYSCTSVVLCSGMGPIFSVIQAQYPGEEDRANDLLTYPTLFMGIGNLISMPFALSVGRRPVFLASMVLLVATGVWCACSQSLGSHIAGRNIMSLAAGQSEALSPAIVQEIHFLHERGRKLAWFIFIQNVVAGVFFVVSTYMVSAWGWRWWYGFFTIMNAAVFALSVIFVSESRFARSPEDMKGEPAATPSSDSETEQYTPRTWRHDLSLCVVKPRWSIIPTFYKHVLQGLCIPITLWLLLLNGAFLGVYVFQSATFSTILLAPPYSFAFTSLGSVQAGQIVSCIIFLPLLGYGSDMTIRAFTKRNRGLYRPEFRLPVIGIPATVGVICGIIYGQAGSFPERWNASAIVVGYNASFFAFLGANIVGITYAVDSFPLRAEPFLVVICAGRGLISFGLSYATLPAVRSIGYDMTMVVEMVICAALALGAIPMFFFGPRIRELAKGWVG; the protein is encoded by the exons ATGAACAAGACTGAGGTCAACCACGAAGAGGTCATCCCTAAGGACCTGAAGCTACATGGAGCCCCTGGAGATGTCGAGCTTCTTCGAGGAAGCGACACAATCTTGATTCCCACTCCGTCGCTGGATCCCAAAG accccctccgcctccctcCCTGGCGCAAATGGATCTTGCTCGTCCTCGTTTCTGCATACAGTTGCACCTCCGTCGTGCTCTGCTCCGGCATGGGCCCAATCTTCTCTGTCATCCAGGCGCAGTACCCTGGGGAGGAAGACCGCGCAAATGACCTGCTCACATACCCGACACTGTTCATGGGAATTGGGAACTTGATCAGCATGCCGTTTGCTCTCAGTGTCGGGCGTCGACCTGTGTTCCTGGCGTCCATGGTCCTGCTTGTCGCTACGGGTGTATGGTGTGCGTGCTCGCAGAGTCTTGGGAGCCATATTGCCGGCCGTAACATCATGTCTTTGGCTGCAGGTCAGAGCGAGGCCTTATCGCCGGCGATCGTCCAGGAGATCCATTTCTTACACGAGCGTGGCCGGAAGCTCGCGTGGTTTATCTTTATCCAGAATGTCGTGGCCGGGGTGTTCTTCGTTGTTTCGACGTACATGGTTTCGGCGTGGGGatggcgctggtggtatggCTTTTTCACTATCATGAACGCCGCTGTCTTCGCTTTATCGGTGATCTTCGTGTCTGAGTCGCGCTTTGCACGGTCCCCTGAGGACATGAAGGGAGAACCTGCAGCCACCCCGAGCTCAGATAGCGAGACAGAGCAATATACTCCCCGGACATGGCGGCATGACCTGTCCCTCTGCGTAGTCAAACCGCGCTGGAGCATCATCCCCACCTTCTACAAGCACGTCCTGCAGGGTCTTTGCATCCCTATCACCCTCTGGTTGCTGCTCCTCAATGGCGCCTTCTTGGGCGTCTACGTCTTCCAGTCAGCCACCTTCTCCACGATACTCCTCGCCCCGCCATACAGCTTCGCATTCACCTCGCTGGGCTCCGTTCAGGCAGGCCAGATTGTCAGCTGCATCATCTTTCTCCCGCTCCTCGGCTACGGCAGTGACATGACCATCCGCGCATTCACGAAACGTAACCGAGGCCTCTACAGGCCTGAGTTCCGCTTGCCGGTGATTGGCATTCCGGCTACAGTCGGTGTGATCTGCGGCATCATCTACGGACAGGCAGGGTCGTTCCCCGAGAGATGGAACGCGAGTGCCATCGTGGTTGGATATAATGCGAGTTTCTTCGCCTTTCTCGGCGCAAATATCGTGGGTATTACCTATGCGGTCGATAGCTTCCCATTACGCGCCGAGCCCTTCCTCGTTGTTATCTGTGCCGGGCGTGGACTTATCTCGTTTGGCTTGAGTTATGCGACTTTGCCGGCCGTGAGGAGCATAGGGTATGACATGACAATGGTCGTAGAGATGGTGATCTGTGCTGCACTGGCTTTGGGAGCTATCCCCATGTTCTTTTTTGGGCCGAGGATTCGAGAGTTGGCCAAGGGATGGGTGGGTTAA
- a CDS encoding putative malic acid transport protein (transcript_id=CADANIAT00000930) — protein MNDQAPSRPLSLAVYNFTSSWFLIPQGTSILAVILHQLHYQFGALPILAKIVWIYAIVLLGLFLGIYVARIILHPQHVVREIRHNVVEASCLASVPIAFTSIIQMISLQYNGGAEMAAYVLWWISTFLSLCSVIGVPYSQLKMQPSGIEHMPPTFLLPVISILTSAAGGGVICESSSLSARLRVPAIIVSYMELGAGLGLATCIDACIVYHHFDRKYPRYGEAYQDMVLCGPFGQASFALQILGTAVQHSFGAYNRGSLLTETSAAPIAAVSQFAGLMAWGFGTFWWILAILSIVYTLNVQSGGLRNAAFSLSAWSLIFPWGVYTNGAVQLGKLMNSPAFDVWSTALLLMLVILWAVMNLFTIKGIVTGKLLGLEKGWRVPKSEHQTV, from the exons ATGAATGACCAAGCCCCGTCCCGTCCACTCTCTCTGGCTGTGTACAATTTCACCTCCTCGTGGTTTCTGATCCCCCAGGGCACAAGCATTCTCGCCGTCATCCTGCACCAGCTGCACTACCAGTTCGGTGCCCTCCCCATCCTTGCCAAAATCGTCTGGATCTATGCGATCGTCTTACTTGGGCTCTTCCTCGGTATCTACGTTGCTCGGATTATTCTTCACCCCCAACATGTCGTCCGTGAGATTCGCCACAACGTCGTCGAGGCCTCGTGCCTGGCGAGCGTCCCCATCGCCTTCACTTCCATCATCCAGATGATCTCGCTGCAGTATAATGGCGGCGCCGAGATGGCCGCTTATGTGCTCTGGTGGATCTCGACATTTCTGTCTTTATGCTCGGTCATTGGCGTGCCCTACTCTCAGCTGAAGATGCAGCCGTCCGGGATAGAACATATGCCCCCCACTTTCCTCCTGCCCGTGATATCAATCCTCACATCTGCggctggcggcggcgtcATCTGTGAGAGCAGCAGCCTGAGCGCACGACTTCGCGTCcccgccatcatcgtctccTACATGGAGCTCGGGGCAGGCCTTGGGCTGGCCACCTGCATCGACGCCTGCATTGTCTACCACCACTTCGACCGGAAGTACCCGCGGTACGGCGAGGCGTACCAGGACATGGTCCTGTGCGGGCCCTTTGGACAGGCGAGCTTTGCGCTGCAGATACTAGGCACTGCCGTCCAGCACAGCTTCGGCGCGTACAACAGGGGCTCTTTACTGACAGAAACATCGGCAGCGCCGATTGCCGCGGTCAGCCAGTTTGCCGGGTTGATGGCGTGGGGATTTGGCACGTTCTGGTGGATTTTGGCTATACTGAGCATTGTGTATACGCTAAATGTGCAGTCAGGGGGGTTGAGAAATGCGGCGTTTTCGCTGAGTGCGTGGTCACTTATTTTTCCATGG GGTGTATATACCAACGGGGCAGTGCAGCTGGGCAAGTTGATGAACTCACCTGCGTTCGATGTGTGGTCGACGGCattgttgctgatgctggtcATCTTGTGGGCTGTAATGAACCTCTTCACTATCAAGGGCATCGTAACCGGAAAGCTGTTGGGACTGGAAAAGGGTTGGAGAGTTCCCAAGAGCGAGCATCAGACTGTTTGA
- a CDS encoding inorganic phosphate transporter (transcript_id=CADANIAT00000931): MAVLHQYDYIFAVTTIFAFLDAWNIGANDVANSFASSVSSRSLTLKQAMLIAACMELAGSISVGSRVAETVRERIIDPHLYDAEPAVLMLAMMCAIIGSSLFLTVATRAGLPVSTTHSIIGGLVGAGTASVGIKNIHWGWNGVAQVFAAWGVAPGIAGALGAIMFLITRHLVLSSKYAVHRALLSIPIYTFVTIAGLTMLVVWKGIQLDVELSAMQVSVAVVTVATGCTLLEILFLLPYLWRRVMIEDWQLKWHDAWRGPFLLSRPLPSPPPPGRSSLNIKDYYRGHLTQEELKCLRASESLLQSIQSADGYNDPERLEGTTTSRVEGVPPRPAGPWTSWPVIWWYVQRVLYRGLEQDVIQAQKRQTVLTWDIQDMHARAARYDNRAEYMYSSLQILTAATASFVHGANDVANAIAPFATTYLVWQNGNIADEVPVPTWVLAFGGGAIVLGLLTYGYHLMRNLGNRLTLMSPSRGFCMELSSAMTILMATRLRLPVSTTQCIAGASIGVGLANGDWRCINMRLVVWIYFGWIITVPVTALLAGMLMGLILNAPRWPAS, encoded by the exons ATGGCAGTCCTCCACCAGTATGACTATATCTTTGCGGTAACCACGATCTTTGCATTCCTCGACGCCTGGAATATCG GTGCCAACGATGTCGCTAACTCGTTTGCCTCCTCGGTCTCCTCCCGGTCTCTGACACTCAAGCAGGCGATGCTGATCGCCGCTTGCATGGAGCTCGCCGGATCGATCAGCGTCGGCTCTCGTGTGGCTGAGACTGTCCGAGAGAGGATCATCGATCCGCACTTGTACGACGCCGAACCGGCGGTGCTGATGCTCGCCATGATGTGTGCCATTATCGGGTCCTCGCTCTTCCTGACCGTCGCCACACGAGCCGGACTCCCTGTGAGCACGACGCATTCCATCATCGGGGGCCTTGTTGGGGCAGGGACCGCGTCGGTGGGGATCAAGAACATCCACTGGGGCTGGAACGGGGTCGCGCAGGTCTTTGCCGCATGGGGGGTTGCGCCGGGCATTGCAGGTGCTCTGGGGGCAATCATGTTCCTTATCACCAGGCACCTCGTGCTTTCGAGCAAGTACGCTGTGCATCGAGCCCTATTATCGATCCCAATCTACACGTTCGTCACCATCGCGGGTCTGACCATGCTCGTCGTCTGGAAGGGGATCCAGCTGGACGTCGAGCTGAGCGCGATGCAGGTCTCGGTCGCCGTCGTCACTGTTGCGACTGGCTGCACCCTCCTCGAAatcctcttcctgcttccGTACCTCTGGCGCCGTGTCATGATTGAAGACTGGCAGCTGAAATGGCACGATGCATGGCGCGGTCCGTTCCTGCTCTCGCGGCCACTCCCCAGCCCTCCACCGCCCGGTCGAAGCAGTCTAAATATTAAGGACTACTACCGCGGCCACCTGACgcaggaggagctcaagTGTCTTCGCGCCTCAGAGTCGCTCCTCCAGTCGATTCAGTCGGCCGACGGCTACAACGACCCTGAGCGGCTGGAGGGGACAACAACGTCACGCGTCGAAGGGGTCCCACCGCGGCCGGCTGGACCGTGGACCAGCTGGCCGGTGATTTGGTGGTATGTCCAGCGCGTTTTGTATCGTGGTCTAGAGCAGGACGTAATCCAGGCGCAAAAGCGGCAGACCGTGCTCACCTGGGACATCCAAGATATGCACGCCCGCGCAGCCAGATACGACAATAGGGCAGAATATATGTACAGTTCCCTGCAGATTCTGACGGCAGCCACGGCCTCATTCGTCCACGGGGCCAACGACGTTGCCAACGCCATTGCCCCGTTCGCGACCACCTACCTGGTGTGGCAGAACGGGAACATCGCGGACGAGGTGCCGGTGCCGACCTGGGTATT GGCTTTTGGCGGCGGTGCCATCGTCCTGGGCCTGCTGACCTATGGGTACCATCTCATGCGTAACCTGGGCAATCGGCTCACCCTCATGTCGCCCTCGCGCGGGTTCTGCATGGAGCTCAGCAGCGCCATGACGATCCTGATGGCGACAAGACTCCGGCTGCCGGTGTCGACG ACACAATGCATTGCGGGCGCATCAATCGGAGTCGGCCTGGCCAACGGCGACTGGCGCTGCATCAACATGCGTCTAGTAGTGTGGATCTACTTTGGTTGGATCATCACAGTGCCGGTGACGGCGTTGTTGGCGGGAATGCTGATGGGTTTGATACTCAATGCGCCGCGGTGGCCTGCATCCTGA